From the Xenorhabdus ishibashii genome, one window contains:
- a CDS encoding transposase, giving the protein MKLKPIKRHYSVEFKLEAVQQVVLHHQRVIDIARSLAVDASMVQRSRTPQKPANVINMTMRYGNEIETDQTPLFR; this is encoded by the coding sequence ATGAAATTGAAACCGATCAAACGCCACTATTCCGTTGAATTTAAGCTGGAAGCGGTTCAGCAGGTTGTTCTCCATCATCAACGGGTTATTGATATCGCCCGTTCACTGGCCGTTGATGCCAGTATGGTACAAAGATCTCGGACACCTCAAAAGCCTGCTAATGTTATTAACATGACAATGAGGTATGGCAATGAAATTGAAACCGATCAAACGCCATTATTCCGTTGA
- a CDS encoding IS110 family transposase: MNAIKVIGIDLAKNVFQVCVWMADGSVASNRKISRQKLLDTVRTFSSGTLIAMEACATSHYWGRTLQAMGFIIRLVPTQHVKAFSHHQKNDANDALAICETACRPGLHFVPVKTVEQQDIKALRSARQLMVEQRTALANQIRAFLAEEGVIVPAGLQKLQQYLPEILEEESHELSSVRRRLLHTLGEDLRDLNIRIHEMDNEIAALSRQQSGYHHLLTIPGVGPLIAAAFVSEVSAPQFANGRQLSAWCGLVPRQHSSGGKNRLSSLSKNGNRHLRTLIIHGARAVMRCVQNRDDCLGEWLRKLIARCGFMKATIALANKL; encoded by the coding sequence ATGAATGCGATTAAAGTCATTGGCATTGACCTCGCCAAAAACGTTTTTCAAGTCTGTGTCTGGATGGCGGACGGTTCTGTCGCCTCGAACCGAAAAATTTCACGGCAAAAATTGCTTGATACTGTGCGCACTTTTTCGTCAGGAACCCTCATTGCTATGGAGGCCTGTGCAACTTCTCACTATTGGGGCAGAACCCTTCAGGCGATGGGATTTATCATCAGGCTTGTGCCGACCCAGCATGTTAAAGCTTTCAGCCATCATCAAAAAAATGATGCCAATGATGCACTGGCTATCTGCGAAACGGCCTGCCGACCCGGTCTCCATTTTGTTCCGGTCAAGACGGTGGAACAGCAAGATATCAAGGCACTGCGCAGTGCCCGACAACTCATGGTGGAACAACGTACCGCACTCGCCAACCAGATTCGGGCTTTCCTCGCTGAGGAGGGGGTGATCGTTCCTGCTGGTCTTCAGAAACTGCAACAGTACCTGCCTGAGATTCTAGAAGAGGAGAGCCATGAGCTGTCCTCTGTACGACGACGTTTGCTTCATACTTTGGGGGAAGACCTACGGGATCTGAACATTCGCATTCATGAAATGGATAATGAAATAGCGGCACTTTCTCGTCAGCAAAGTGGTTATCACCATCTGCTCACGATCCCCGGCGTCGGTCCTCTTATTGCAGCCGCCTTCGTGAGTGAAGTCAGTGCGCCCCAATTTGCCAATGGCCGGCAACTTTCTGCCTGGTGTGGCCTGGTTCCCCGACAACACAGTTCAGGTGGAAAAAACCGGCTGTCTTCCCTGAGCAAAAATGGAAACCGTCATCTCCGAACGTTAATTATCCACGGTGCTCGTGCCGTGATGCGCTGTGTCCAAAATCGTGATGATTGTCTGGGAGAATGGTTGAGAAAACTGATTGCCCGATGCGGGTTTATGAAAGCCACGATCGCTTTAGCCAACAAACTATAG
- a CDS encoding IS5 family transposase yields the protein MPRTMLTDLQWNKLSALMQHAGWIYHKPEHRLTVEGILYRMRTSVPWRDLPPEFGKWNSVFQRFNAWSKKGVLQLIFKWLSGFADREWLFIDGSIVRAHQHSAGAASDDDEAIGKSCGGRSTKIHLAVDSYGLPVHFELSGGQVHDIVHAESLVEQSPPSDFVIADKGYDSQAFRNHIEQQGATPIIPYRKNSRKSDKQIDKCLYRYRHLVENAFARVKHFRAIATRYDKLERNYASMLALAFIIVWLPMWVE from the coding sequence ATGCCGCGAACTATGTTAACAGATCTCCAATGGAATAAGCTATCTGCGTTAATGCAACATGCGGGTTGGATTTATCACAAACCTGAACACCGTTTGACCGTTGAAGGCATTCTTTACCGAATGAGAACGAGCGTTCCCTGGCGCGATTTACCGCCAGAATTCGGCAAATGGAATAGTGTCTTTCAACGTTTCAATGCGTGGTCAAAGAAAGGGGTTTTACAGCTCATTTTCAAGTGGTTATCTGGGTTTGCTGATAGGGAATGGTTGTTTATTGATGGGAGTATCGTCCGTGCTCATCAGCACAGTGCCGGAGCGGCTTCAGATGATGATGAGGCGATTGGCAAAAGTTGTGGTGGACGTTCAACCAAAATTCATTTGGCCGTCGATAGTTATGGCTTGCCTGTTCATTTTGAATTGTCCGGGGGACAAGTGCATGACATTGTTCATGCTGAAAGTTTAGTCGAACAATCGCCCCCTTCGGACTTTGTGATAGCTGACAAAGGGTACGACAGTCAGGCTTTCAGAAATCATATTGAACAGCAAGGAGCAACACCGATTATTCCCTACCGGAAAAATAGCCGAAAATCGGATAAACAGATTGATAAATGTTTATATCGTTATCGTCATTTGGTGGAGAATGCGTTCGCTAGGGTTAAACATTTTCGTGCAATAGCAACAAGATACGATAAGCTTGAACGGAATTACGCCAGTATGTTGGCTCTGGCGTTTATCATTGTCTGGTTGCCCATGTGGGTTGAATGA
- a CDS encoding aspartate/glutamate racemase family protein — protein sequence MNNVAILATTGTIKAGLYQSQLEKEKLNFVVPDDIQQKIIMESILIYKSGNEEMAYRLLKPVISQLKNIGVEKFIIGCGETPVLLKKNGTWMGILMVRGS from the coding sequence ATGAATAACGTTGCGATTCTTGCTACCACTGGGACGATAAAGGCAGGCCTTTATCAATCTCAGTTGGAAAAAGAAAAATTGAACTTTGTAGTTCCTGATGATATTCAACAAAAAATTATTATGGAAAGTATTTTGATTTATAAAAGTGGAAATGAGGAAATGGCGTATCGATTATTAAAACCAGTTATTTCTCAACTTAAAAATATTGGGGTTGAGAAATTTATTATTGGATGTGGTGAAACTCCAGTTCTTCTTAAAAAGAATGGAACATGGATGGGTATATTGATGGTTCGAGGGAGCTAG
- a CDS encoding DNA-methyltransferase, translating into MIFDGKKPAYRTDLGAMYIADSLEMLEALPDSSLNLVMTSPPFALQRKKEYGNYDQEQYIDWFLKFGELVFKKLKNDGSFVVDFGGAYMKGVPVRSAYNFRVMIRMIDEIGFHLAEDFYWFNPSKLPSPIEWVNKRKLRVKDSVNTVWWFSKTEWPKSDVTKVLVPYSDRMKKLIEDPNKFYSPKMRPSGHDISSSFGKDNGGAIPPNLLQIPNSESNGGYLSGCKKIGVKVHPARFPSKLPEFFINMLTDPGDLVVDIFGGSNTTGSIAEQLNRKWLSFELSPEYVAASIFRFTDKNISSEKLQEMYDSILNGKTLDLSSTDNQINLVLN; encoded by the coding sequence ATGATTTTCGACGGTAAAAAGCCTGCATATAGAACTGATTTAGGCGCAATGTACATTGCAGACTCACTAGAAATGCTTGAAGCGTTGCCTGATAGCAGTTTGAATTTAGTGATGACAAGTCCCCCTTTTGCATTGCAACGTAAAAAAGAATATGGTAATTACGATCAAGAACAGTACATTGATTGGTTTCTGAAATTTGGTGAATTGGTGTTTAAGAAACTAAAGAATGACGGGAGTTTCGTTGTCGATTTTGGCGGTGCTTACATGAAAGGAGTCCCCGTCAGAAGTGCTTACAATTTCCGCGTTATGATAAGGATGATTGATGAAATCGGTTTTCATTTAGCTGAAGATTTTTATTGGTTCAATCCATCGAAATTACCAAGCCCCATTGAATGGGTTAATAAAAGAAAGCTTCGAGTAAAAGACTCGGTAAACACTGTATGGTGGTTCAGTAAAACTGAATGGCCTAAATCAGATGTTACTAAAGTGTTGGTTCCCTATAGTGATAGAATGAAGAAACTTATAGAGGATCCTAATAAATTTTATTCTCCTAAAATGCGTCCATCAGGACACGATATTAGTAGCAGCTTCGGCAAAGATAACGGCGGAGCCATTCCACCGAATTTATTGCAAATTCCAAACTCTGAATCTAACGGAGGATACCTTTCTGGATGCAAAAAGATTGGTGTAAAAGTCCACCCTGCTCGCTTTCCATCGAAATTACCTGAATTTTTTATTAACATGCTAACGGATCCAGGGGATTTGGTAGTTGATATATTCGGTGGTTCAAATACCACAGGCAGCATTGCTGAACAATTGAATCGGAAATGGCTTTCTTTTGAGCTTTCCCCTGAGTATGTCGCCGCATCTATATTCAGGTTTACTGACAAAAATATAAGCTCTGAAAAGTTACAAGAAATGTATGACAGCATACTAAATGGAAAAACTCTTGATTTAAGTTCTACAGACAATCAAATCAATTTAGTATTAAATTAA
- a CDS encoding helix-turn-helix domain-containing protein — protein sequence MELKINPSRARVIFARNIRKLREKQGLSQEALADLAGLHRTYIGSVERCERNISIDNIDRIASALGVSPSFLLENNDT from the coding sequence ATGGAACTAAAGATAAACCCCTCAAGAGCAAGAGTAATTTTTGCCCGTAACATCAGAAAGTTAAGGGAGAAACAGGGTTTGTCGCAAGAAGCCTTGGCAGATTTAGCTGGCTTGCATAGGACATACATTGGGTCAGTCGAAAGGTGTGAGAGAAACATATCTATAGATAATATTGACCGAATTGCTTCAGCCCTTGGTGTCTCTCCTAGTTTCCTATTGGAGAATAATGATACATGA
- a CDS encoding restriction endonuclease: protein MKFELHPDWSNLIRLWPQVEEYQRLANKHGIYDIFQDNGGKILQVLLLLSLKVLPGREGNDAQDITGTEFELKSVNIELTKSFSTHHHMNPTIIAKYRKVPWIFAIYSNITIRSVYLLMPNDLESFYNKWESQWHDRGGKDINNPKIPVKYVMEHGRLLWSSPQELL, encoded by the coding sequence ATGAAATTTGAGTTGCATCCTGATTGGTCAAATCTAATACGTCTATGGCCACAAGTTGAAGAGTACCAGCGTTTAGCCAATAAACATGGAATTTATGACATATTCCAAGACAATGGTGGAAAGATTTTACAGGTACTTTTACTTTTAAGTTTAAAAGTTCTCCCAGGACGGGAAGGTAATGATGCGCAGGATATTACTGGCACTGAATTTGAATTAAAATCGGTTAATATTGAGTTAACTAAAAGCTTCTCTACGCATCACCATATGAATCCCACTATAATTGCGAAATACCGGAAGGTTCCATGGATTTTTGCAATTTATAGTAACATTACTATCAGGTCTGTTTATTTACTTATGCCCAATGATTTAGAGTCCTTTTATAATAAATGGGAAAGTCAGTGGCATGACAGGGGAGGGAAAGATATAAACAATCCTAAAATTCCTGTTAAATATGTGATGGAACATGGCCGCCTGCTATGGTCATCACCGCAAGAATTACTCTGA
- a CDS encoding transposase, whose product MKLKPIKRHYSVEFKLEAVQQVVLHHQRVIDIARSLAVDASTLRKWIRQYKAEIQGVTPAGKALTPEQRQIQALEKQVRRLEMEKEILKQAAVLMSEIRSGAIR is encoded by the coding sequence ATGAAATTGAAACCGATCAAACGCCATTATTCCGTTGAATTTAAGCTGGAAGCGGTTCAGCAGGTTGTTCTCCATCATCAACGGGTTATTGATATCGCCCGTTCACTGGCCGTTGATGCCAGTACCTTGAGAAAATGGATCCGCCAGTATAAGGCCGAAATACAGGGGGTAACGCCTGCCGGTAAAGCCTTAACGCCCGAACAACGCCAGATACAGGCGTTGGAAAAACAGGTCAGGCGTCTGGAAATGGAAAAAGAAATTTTAAAGCAGGCGGCCGTGTTGATGAGCGAGATACGCAGTGGTGCTATTCGTTGA
- a CDS encoding IS3 family transposase: MSRSAYYDWRERPVDTERLRLRIRTRELYNQSRGAIGSRSLSHLLTNEGTPVGRWLARRLMQECGLQSRQPGAHRYRPPGKEHVASPDFLQQHFAPASPNTRWCGDYCGRTTQVRKRQRHGRYVLLCQFAVSPA; the protein is encoded by the coding sequence GTGTCACGCAGCGCCTATTACGATTGGCGAGAACGTCCGGTCGATACAGAGCGTCTGCGGCTGCGCATCCGGACCCGTGAATTGTATAACCAAAGTCGGGGAGCCATCGGCAGCCGCTCCCTGAGCCACTTGCTGACCAATGAGGGCACACCGGTTGGGCGCTGGCTGGCTCGCCGGCTCATGCAAGAATGCGGCCTGCAAAGTCGTCAGCCGGGGGCTCACCGTTATCGTCCACCGGGGAAAGAGCACGTGGCGTCGCCGGATTTTTTGCAGCAGCATTTTGCCCCGGCTAGCCCAAATACCCGGTGGTGCGGGGACTATTGCGGTCGAACGACACAGGTCAGAAAACGGCAAAGGCACGGTAGATACGTCCTATTATGTCAATTCGCTGTCTCCCCGGCATAA
- the tnpA gene encoding IS200/IS605 family transposase: MGIKAQSSAHTKWLCKYHIVFSPKYRRKVIFNNIRSSVGEILRDLCKYKGVEIIEGHLMPDHVHMLVSIPPKLSVSSFMGYLKGKSSLMIFESSLMIFDRHANLKYKFGNRKFWAEGFYVSTVGLNEATIQKYIREQEKSDLISDKLSSKEHVDPFKG; this comes from the coding sequence ATGGGCATTAAAGCACAAAGCTCAGCGCATACAAAGTGGCTGTGTAAATACCATATCGTCTTTTCGCCGAAATATAGACGGAAAGTGATTTTTAATAATATTCGTTCAAGTGTGGGAGAGATCCTCAGAGACCTTTGTAAGTATAAAGGTGTGGAAATAATCGAAGGTCATCTCATGCCAGATCATGTTCATATGTTGGTGAGTATTCCACCAAAGCTAAGCGTTTCAAGCTTTATGGGATATTTGAAGGGTAAAAGTTCGTTGATGATCTTTGAAAGTTCGTTGATGATCTTTGATAGACACGCCAATTTAAAATATAAATTTGGCAACAGAAAGTTTTGGGCGGAAGGGTTCTATGTCAGTACGGTAGGGCTAAATGAAGCGACAATTCAAAAGTATATCAGAGAGCAAGAAAAGTCGGATTTAATCTCGGATAAATTGAGTAGTAAAGAGCATGTAGACCCCTTCAAGGGGTAG
- a CDS encoding IS982 family transposase codes for MDKLVEIFCDVDDFCRFFIPQWEQFCLESGHRLRRRQGHMYPSEIMTILILFHMSHYRDFKNFYLKHIWQYHHRDFATLLSYTRFISVAPSVLMPLCSYLTQLKGKPTGIAFIDSTSLSVCHNIRIPRHKVFAGIAQRGKNSMGWFYGFKLHLVVNHQGEILALKVTAGNVDDREPVRELTTELMGSLYGDKGYLSQELADDLANSGVTFITKKRRNMKARMQAEWDRLMLRKRFIIETINGQLKLISQIEHSRHRSIRGFMLTVLGGLIAYCLKLKKPSLKVFYSEDAVPMMA; via the coding sequence ATGGACAAGTTAGTTGAAATTTTCTGTGATGTCGATGATTTTTGCCGTTTTTTCATTCCTCAATGGGAACAATTTTGTCTTGAGAGTGGGCATCGTTTACGCCGCCGACAAGGTCATATGTATCCCAGTGAAATCATGACCATTTTGATCCTTTTTCATATGTCGCATTACCGTGATTTTAAAAATTTTTATTTGAAACATATTTGGCAATACCACCACCGCGACTTCGCCACTTTACTCAGTTATACCCGTTTTATCAGCGTTGCCCCTTCCGTTTTGATGCCATTATGCAGCTATCTGACTCAATTAAAAGGGAAACCCACAGGCATTGCTTTTATTGATTCCACCAGTTTGAGTGTCTGCCATAACATTCGCATCCCTCGACATAAGGTCTTTGCGGGGATCGCACAGCGTGGAAAAAATTCAATGGGATGGTTTTATGGTTTCAAATTACACTTGGTTGTCAATCATCAGGGGGAAATTCTCGCGCTTAAAGTCACGGCCGGTAATGTGGATGATCGGGAACCGGTTCGCGAATTAACCACAGAATTAATGGGTTCTCTTTACGGCGATAAAGGTTATCTGAGTCAGGAATTGGCGGACGATTTAGCCAACAGCGGTGTCACTTTCATCACGAAAAAACGGCGTAACATGAAAGCCCGTATGCAAGCTGAGTGGGATAGGCTAATGTTAAGAAAGCGTTTTATCATTGAAACGATTAATGGACAATTAAAATTAATTTCTCAGATAGAGCATTCTCGCCACCGAAGTATAAGAGGATTTATGTTGACCGTTTTAGGTGGACTGATCGCTTACTGCCTTAAATTGAAAAAACCATCACTGAAAGTTTTCTACTCAGAAGACGCTGTTCCAATGATGGCTTAA
- a CDS encoding HNH endonuclease family protein has product MEQQDDSVIKTYTGRITIEHIMPQARINQYWIDRFDANEHASWLHKIGNLTLISGVKNSEAQNYDFDKKKSIYEKQNSKSSFDLTRDVCKVNDWNIETIRGRHDYLKSQLIKLWLVD; this is encoded by the coding sequence ATGGAACAACAGGATGATAGTGTTATTAAAACATATACTGGACGTATAACTATTGAACACATAATGCCTCAAGCTCGAATTAACCAATATTGGATTGATAGATTTGATGCTAATGAACATGCTTCATGGCTGCATAAAATTGGGAATTTAACACTAATTAGTGGAGTAAAAAACTCAGAAGCTCAAAATTATGATTTTGATAAGAAAAAATCAATATATGAGAAACAAAATAGCAAGAGTTCTTTTGATTTGACCCGTGATGTTTGTAAAGTTAATGATTGGAATATTGAAACTATACGCGGAAGGCACGATTATTTAAAGAGTCAATTAATTAAATTATGGCTTGTAGATTAA
- a CDS encoding FCD domain-containing protein has translation MMNFADSRRPYHEVAQSLRQMIIEMDYSPGDRLPTEREIAEKFGVSRTLIREALIVLELENLIEVRKSSGIYLIRLPRSFSSDTTINAAGPFELLQARQLLESNIAEFAALQVTPVDIANMRKALEKEKKDLISGESESGDKAFHLAIAQATHNSMLVELLKQSWAWRENNPMWIKLHSRIANTDYRKAWLNDHQAILAAMIKKDPAAAKQTMWRHLENVKQSLLELSDVDDPNFDGYLFESYPVGIGK, from the coding sequence ATGATGAATTTTGCAGACTCCAGGCGCCCCTATCATGAAGTAGCCCAATCATTACGTCAGATGATTATAGAGATGGATTATTCTCCCGGCGATCGTCTGCCGACAGAAAGAGAAATTGCAGAAAAATTTGGCGTTTCCCGCACACTTATTCGTGAAGCGTTAATTGTACTGGAATTGGAAAACCTGATTGAAGTACGCAAAAGCTCAGGCATTTATCTCATCCGCCTGCCACGCTCCTTTTCAAGCGATACCACCATCAATGCCGCAGGGCCTTTTGAGCTATTACAAGCGCGCCAATTATTGGAAAGTAATATCGCTGAGTTTGCTGCACTCCAGGTAACTCCGGTCGATATTGCCAATATGCGCAAGGCATTGGAAAAAGAGAAAAAAGATCTGATTTCGGGAGAAAGTGAATCTGGTGATAAGGCGTTTCATTTAGCTATCGCTCAGGCAACGCATAACAGCATGTTAGTTGAATTACTTAAGCAATCCTGGGCGTGGCGTGAAAATAATCCTATGTGGATAAAACTACATAGCCGAATTGCCAATACCGACTATCGTAAAGCGTGGTTGAATGATCATCAGGCAATTTTGGCAGCGATGATCAAAAAAGATCCTGCGGCAGCGAAACAAACGATGTGGCGACATTTAGAAAATGTGAAACAGAGTTTGCTTGAATTATCCGATGTCGATGATCCTAATTTTGATGGATATTTGTTTGAGTCGTATCCGGTAGGGATTGGGAAGTGA
- a CDS encoding TRAP transporter substrate-binding protein: protein MQNRKRILNTVTSIATGIMFMLGTSQAFAVTTLKLSHNQNREHAVHKAMAEFANEVKEKTNGEVRIRIYSDSQLGNQRESIELMQNGALDIAKSNAAELEAFSPAYSIFNLPYLFRDKAHYQQVINSDIGKEILASSQNMGFIGLTYYDAGARSFYAKKPIRTPDDLKGLKIRVQPSPTAIAMVKGLEGNPTPLAYGELYTALQQGVVDAAENNITSFTLSRHSEVTKFFSLDEHTMIPDVLLISNKSLNKLTAEQQEIVKKAAQNSSEYMVQLWEKSEQEERAKAEKHGVEFIVVDKTLFQDAVKPLYGDIAKTQPELSEMVNRVRKIE from the coding sequence ATGCAAAATCGCAAACGAATCTTAAACACAGTGACGAGCATAGCGACCGGCATTATGTTTATGCTGGGGACATCTCAGGCTTTCGCCGTGACGACACTGAAACTCAGCCATAACCAAAACCGAGAACATGCTGTCCATAAGGCGATGGCCGAGTTCGCTAACGAAGTGAAAGAAAAAACCAACGGGGAAGTTCGTATCCGTATCTATTCTGATTCCCAATTGGGCAACCAACGTGAATCCATTGAATTGATGCAAAATGGCGCCTTGGATATTGCTAAATCCAATGCAGCAGAATTAGAAGCCTTCTCTCCGGCTTATTCCATTTTTAATCTGCCCTACTTATTCCGCGATAAAGCGCACTATCAACAAGTCATCAATAGCGATATTGGTAAAGAAATCCTCGCTTCAAGCCAAAACATGGGATTTATTGGTCTGACTTACTATGATGCGGGCGCCCGCAGTTTTTATGCGAAAAAACCGATTAGAACGCCTGACGATCTAAAAGGTTTGAAAATTCGCGTACAACCCAGCCCTACCGCCATTGCAATGGTGAAAGGGTTGGAAGGAAATCCAACGCCGTTAGCTTATGGAGAACTCTATACCGCATTACAACAGGGGGTTGTGGACGCGGCTGAAAACAACATTACTTCTTTTACGCTAAGCCGCCATAGCGAGGTGACAAAATTCTTTTCCCTGGATGAGCATACGATGATCCCTGATGTGCTGTTAATATCGAACAAATCGTTGAATAAACTAACGGCGGAACAGCAAGAGATTGTGAAAAAAGCGGCGCAAAACTCCTCAGAATATATGGTTCAACTGTGGGAAAAATCAGAACAGGAAGAGCGTGCTAAAGCAGAAAAACACGGTGTTGAGTTTATTGTTGTGGATAAAACCCTCTTTCAAGACGCGGTTAAACCCCTGTATGGCGATATTGCCAAAACCCAACCGGAATTATCCGAAATGGTAAATCGGGTGCGTAAAATAGAATAG
- a CDS encoding TRAP transporter small permease, with protein sequence MKNLVAITNKSLAFFIVCLLAFLVLCVSWQVISRYVLGAPSTETDELARYLFMWVAMIGAVYTTGQHRHLAIDLLVMKLTGVKKSIIGLIIQAAIISFSSIVLLYGGSLLVSSTLENGQITPALGWKMGYIYLCLPISGILMIFYAMVDVISIFQHFSGQPPVVSENH encoded by the coding sequence ATGAAAAACCTTGTAGCGATTACCAATAAAAGTTTGGCATTTTTTATCGTCTGCCTGCTGGCCTTTCTGGTTTTATGTGTGTCATGGCAGGTTATTTCTCGTTATGTCCTGGGGGCACCGAGCACTGAGACAGATGAATTAGCGCGTTATCTGTTTATGTGGGTTGCAATGATTGGCGCGGTATATACAACAGGGCAGCATCGTCATCTTGCGATCGATCTGCTGGTCATGAAATTAACAGGCGTCAAAAAAAGCATTATCGGGCTGATTATTCAGGCAGCCATCATTTCGTTTTCTTCAATTGTGCTGCTTTATGGTGGCAGCCTGCTTGTTTCATCGACACTGGAAAATGGTCAAATCACACCGGCATTAGGTTGGAAGATGGGATACATCTACTTATGTTTGCCTATTAGCGGAATATTGATGATTTTCTATGCGATGGTTGATGTGATCTCAATATTTCAGCATTTTTCTGGTCAACCGCCAGTGGTGTCTGAGAATCATTGA
- a CDS encoding TRAP transporter large permease produces the protein MDWSVITALFGTFALLLALSVPVSFAIGLSSLVAITMTLPLESAITVVAQRMAAGVDNFSLLAIPFFILAGNMMNQGGIAARLINLAKVVGGRLPGSLMHVNIMANMLFGAISGSAVASAAAVGGTMAPMQRKEGYDPELSAAVNIASCPAGLLIPPSNTLIVYSLVSGGTSIAALFLAGYIPGIIMGMSLMIVSAIIAKRKRYPVAPRPTWHEFLDTAWKAIPSLMLIVVIMGGIIAGIFTATEASAIAVLYSFILAVVIYREISFKQLPKIILDSAVTTSIVLLLIGVSMGMSWAMANADLPYMIADALMAVSDNPLTILLVINIILLIVGIFMDMTPAILIFTPIFLPVAMSMGIDPVHFGIIMTFNLAIGICTPPVGSALFVGCSVGEVSIDKVLKPLLPMYVALILALALVTYLPQLSLWLPELVLN, from the coding sequence ATGGATTGGTCTGTCATTACCGCACTCTTTGGCACATTTGCACTATTACTGGCATTGAGTGTCCCTGTTTCTTTTGCAATCGGCTTATCTTCGTTAGTCGCCATTACGATGACATTGCCGCTTGAATCTGCGATCACAGTTGTTGCGCAACGGATGGCGGCGGGGGTCGATAACTTCTCATTATTAGCGATCCCGTTCTTTATTCTTGCTGGAAATATGATGAACCAAGGTGGAATAGCAGCACGTTTGATCAATCTGGCTAAAGTGGTCGGCGGCCGTTTACCGGGATCGTTAATGCACGTCAATATTATGGCGAACATGCTTTTCGGTGCCATTTCCGGCTCGGCAGTGGCATCCGCCGCTGCGGTCGGGGGAACAATGGCGCCGATGCAGAGAAAAGAAGGATATGATCCTGAGTTGTCTGCGGCTGTGAATATCGCGTCTTGTCCTGCTGGCCTGCTGATCCCACCTAGCAATACCTTAATTGTGTACTCGTTAGTTTCCGGAGGAACATCCATTGCAGCCTTGTTCTTGGCGGGTTATATACCTGGCATTATTATGGGAATGTCACTCATGATTGTGTCTGCCATTATTGCCAAGAGGAAACGCTACCCTGTTGCTCCCCGACCAACATGGCACGAGTTTTTGGATACAGCGTGGAAAGCCATCCCGTCATTAATGCTGATTGTGGTGATTATGGGGGGGATTATCGCGGGGATCTTCACGGCGACAGAAGCATCAGCCATTGCGGTTCTTTACAGTTTTATCCTCGCAGTGGTTATTTATCGTGAAATCAGTTTCAAGCAATTGCCCAAAATTATCCTTGATTCAGCCGTGACCACATCGATTGTTTTATTGTTGATTGGTGTATCAATGGGGATGTCCTGGGCGATGGCTAATGCTGATCTGCCGTATATGATTGCGGATGCATTGATGGCGGTTTCTGATAATCCACTGACCATCCTGCTCGTCATTAATATCATCTTGCTGATCGTGGGGATCTTTATGGACATGACTCCGGCCATTTTGATCTTCACGCCGATTTTCTTACCCGTTGCGATGAGCATGGGGATCGATCCGGTTCATTTTGGCATCATCATGACGTTTAATTTAGCCATTGGAATTTGTACACCTCCCGTCGGCAGTGCTTTATTTGTGGGTTGCTCTGTGGGGGAAGTGAGCATTGATAAGGTACTGAAACCCTTGCTCCCGATGTATGTTGCGTTGATCTTAGCGCTCGCGCTCGTGACATATCTGCCGCAATTGAGTTTATGGTTACCGGAATTAGTCTTGAATTAG